One Coffea arabica cultivar ET-39 chromosome 5c, Coffea Arabica ET-39 HiFi, whole genome shotgun sequence DNA window includes the following coding sequences:
- the LOC140007250 gene encoding uncharacterized protein, which yields MDSSLSNEKAAYERWQRSNRFSLMLIKSHISQNIRGSIPDCDRVKAYMKAIDEQFVSSDKALASTLMKKLASMTLDKSRSVREHIMEMRDIVAKLKSLKVEISESFLVHFILNSLPSEYILFKISYNTHKEEWSINELLTMVKHETPESVHLVTHGLSEPKEAIGK from the exons ATGGATTCTAGTTTGTCAAATGAAAAGGCTGCTTATGAGCGGTGGCAGCGATCTAATCGCTTCAGTTTGATGCTCATTAAGTCGCATATCAGTCAAAACATTAGGGGTTCAATCCCTGATTGTGACCGAGTCAAAGCTTACATGAAAGCAATTGATGAACAATTTGTAAGCTCTGACAAGGCTTTGGCTAGCACCCTTATGAAGAAACTTGCAAGCATGACACTTGACAAAAGCAGGAGTGTGCGCGAGCACATTATGGAaatgagggatattgtggctaAACTAAAGTCCCTTAAAGTTGAGATTTCTGAATCATTTCttgtacatttcattctcaaCTCTCTTCCGTCAGAATATATTCTGTTTAAGATCTCTTATAACACACATAAAGAAGAATGGTCAATTAATGAACTATTGACCATGGTCAAACATGAGACGCCAGAAAGTGTTCATCTTGTGACTCATG GGCTTTCTGAACCTAAGGAAGCCATTGGGAAGTGA